The genomic region AGCTATGTTAGAAAAAATTGCAGAAGGCACGGTGCAAAAATTCCTTAAAGAGGTCACATTACTGAATCAACCTTTTGTGAAGGATGACAAAGTAAGCGTTGAGCAATTATTGAAAGCTAACAACGCAACTGTGAATGCTTTCAGCATTTATTCTGTAGCTGAAGGCATTGAAAAGGCGGTAGTAGATTACGCTGCAGAAGTTGCAGCGGCAGCAAAGGTTTAGTCTTATCAAAGCACATAAAGGATTGTATGATTTATACAGTCCTTTTTTTATGTCCCCTGGTTTAAAAATACGTTAAACTTTAAGGAAAATTATGGCCCAATCTGCATACAAAAGAATTATGTTGAAAATATCAGGCGAAGCCTTGATGGGCGAAGATCCGTTTGGTATTAATCAGCATACTATTTCAAATATAGTTCATGAGATTAAAGAAGCGCTCGATTTAAAAATTCAAATGGGTATTGTGATTGGTGGTGGCAATATTTTTAGAGGTGTAGCTTTAGGCGCTGCAGGCATGGATAGGGCGACTGCAGATTATATGGGCATGATGGCTACTGTGATGAATGCATTGGCTCTTCAAGATGCCATGAAACATGCAGGAATTGTAGCCCGTGTTCAATCAGCGCTAAATATAGAACAAGTGGTAGAACCATATATTCGTGGCAAGGCTATTCGCTATCTTGAAGAGGGTAAAGTGGTTATATTCGCTGCAGGAACAGGCAATCCCTTCTTTACGACTGATACAGCAGCAGCATTGCGAGGCGTAGAAATGAATGCAGATATTATGATTAAAGCGACCAAAGTCGATGGTATTTATTCAGAAGACCCTAAAAAAAATCCAAAGGCAAAGCGATACGAAGTTGTCAGTTTTGATGAAGCCATTCAAAAGGATTTAAAAGTCATGGATGCCACTGCCCTAACTTTATGTCGAGACCAACAATTACCGATCGCAGTATTTAATATATTTAAATCAGGGGCATTAAAAAATATTTTATTAGGACAAAATGAAGGCACGCTCGTGATGCCTAATATACATTGATTAAAGAGGATGGTCATGACTGAAGCAATTAAAGTAAATGTAAGTGAAAAGATGCAAAAATCTCTAGACTCTTTTAAGTCTGATCTTGCAAAAGTTAGAACAGGTAGAGCACATACTGGACTTTTGGATCATATTGTCATTGATTATTATGGTTCTATGGTTCCTATTAATCAGGTAGCTGGTGTTAATTTAGGGGATGCAAAAACAATCAATGTGCAGCCTTATGAGAAGAGTATGGTCGGTAAAATCGAAAAAGCGATTCGCGATAGCGACCTTGGGTTAAATCCCGCAACATCTGGTGACCTTATTCGCGTCCCTATGCCCACACTGACAGAAGAGCGTAGAAGGGATCTTATAAAAGTTGTTCGAACAGAAGCTGAGTCAGCTAAAGTTGCGATGCGAAATATTAGACGCGATGCAAATGACTCCCTAAAAAAATTAATCAAAGAAAAAGAAATCAGTGAAGATGATGAACGAAGATCGCAAGATGAAGTTCAAAAAATTACAGATAAGTTTATCGCCGAAATCGATAAACTTCTTCAAACAAAAGAATCTGAATTACTCGCAATTTAGTGTTTAATTTCTTTCGTCCATTACGAGCCAAAGAAGCACTATTAGAAAAACCTAAACACATCGCTATTATTATGGATGGTAATGGGAGATGGGCAAAGAAACGACTAATGCCACGCATTTCCGGCCATAAAAAAGGTTTAGAATCAGTTAGAACAGTCATTACGCAATGCCAAAAATTAAACATACCTTTTCTAACATTATTTGCTTTTAGCACAGAAAATTGGTTGAGACCTGCACAGGAAGTTAATTTTTTAATGTCATTGTTTCAAGAATCAATTAAAAAAGAATCGTCAGCTCTCATTAAGCATAATGTCAGATTTAAGTTAATTGGCGACAGAAAACCGTTTCCAAAAAAACTCGTTGATAAAATAAAAGAACTTGAAAAGCTTACTGAAAAAAATACCGGGCTAACATTAAGTGTTGCAATTAATTATGGTGGAAGATGGGATATTGTGAATGCAGTTAATAAGCATCAAAAAGAAACGCTTTCTAAAAAACCATTAACTCAAAAAAATCTCATTCAAAACCTATCTTTAAATTACGCACCAGATCCGGACCTCTTAATTAGAACCGGCGGAGAAAAACGTATTAGTAATTTTTTAATTTGGCAGTTTTCATATTCTGAGCTTTATTTTACAGAGACGTTATGGCCTGATTTTAATGAAAGGGCGCTTATGACTGCATTGTTTGAATTTCAAAAAAGAGAGCGCCGGTATGGCAAAACAAGCGAGCAATTATAAATGTTGATATCAAGAATATTCTCAGCTTTTATTATGCTTTTAGTTTTTTTATCTTCTTTATTTCTATTTTCAGGAAGTTTTTTTTCATTTGTCATCTATGTAACTTCACTCTTAGCGCTCTATGAATGGTCAAAACTTTTATATTTCAAATCTCTTGAAAAAAAGATTTTTTTAGCCATCTCGTTATGCTTCATTTATCTAATTGATAAATTTCTCACTTATGATCATGCTAGATTTATTTTAATTGGCGCCTCCATCTTTTGG from Candidatus Methylopumilus universalis harbors:
- the pyrH gene encoding UMP kinase; translated protein: MAQSAYKRIMLKISGEALMGEDPFGINQHTISNIVHEIKEALDLKIQMGIVIGGGNIFRGVALGAAGMDRATADYMGMMATVMNALALQDAMKHAGIVARVQSALNIEQVVEPYIRGKAIRYLEEGKVVIFAAGTGNPFFTTDTAAALRGVEMNADIMIKATKVDGIYSEDPKKNPKAKRYEVVSFDEAIQKDLKVMDATALTLCRDQQLPIAVFNIFKSGALKNILLGQNEGTLVMPNIH
- the frr gene encoding ribosome recycling factor, encoding MTEAIKVNVSEKMQKSLDSFKSDLAKVRTGRAHTGLLDHIVIDYYGSMVPINQVAGVNLGDAKTINVQPYEKSMVGKIEKAIRDSDLGLNPATSGDLIRVPMPTLTEERRRDLIKVVRTEAESAKVAMRNIRRDANDSLKKLIKEKEISEDDERRSQDEVQKITDKFIAEIDKLLQTKESELLAI
- a CDS encoding isoprenyl transferase — protein: MFNFFRPLRAKEALLEKPKHIAIIMDGNGRWAKKRLMPRISGHKKGLESVRTVITQCQKLNIPFLTLFAFSTENWLRPAQEVNFLMSLFQESIKKESSALIKHNVRFKLIGDRKPFPKKLVDKIKELEKLTEKNTGLTLSVAINYGGRWDIVNAVNKHQKETLSKKPLTQKNLIQNLSLNYAPDPDLLIRTGGEKRISNFLIWQFSYSELYFTETLWPDFNERALMTALFEFQKRERRYGKTSEQL